From Streptomyces sp. NBC_00775, one genomic window encodes:
- a CDS encoding RNA polymerase sigma factor, whose protein sequence is MLGDDAELTAAVLAAQDGDETAFRTVYRAVHPRLLGYVRTLVGDPDAEDVTSESWLQIARDLERFSGDADRFRGWAARIARNRALDHIRMRGRRPAIGGDETELTGKAAESDTAGEAIEALATDSTLSLIAQLPQDQAEAVVLRVVVGLDAKTAAETLGKRPGAVRTAAHRGLKRLAELLGEDPESAGALGAVPPQRGSRTRAVTSAGVTHTRSRTQKDM, encoded by the coding sequence GTGCTGGGGGACGACGCGGAGCTGACCGCCGCGGTGCTTGCTGCACAGGACGGGGACGAGACCGCGTTCCGGACTGTGTACCGCGCGGTGCACCCACGGCTGCTCGGATACGTACGGACGCTGGTCGGCGACCCGGACGCGGAGGACGTCACATCCGAGTCCTGGCTGCAGATCGCCCGTGACCTGGAGCGGTTCAGCGGAGACGCGGACCGGTTCCGCGGCTGGGCCGCCCGGATCGCCCGCAACCGCGCCCTGGACCACATACGGATGCGCGGGCGCCGCCCCGCGATCGGCGGCGACGAGACCGAACTGACCGGCAAGGCCGCCGAGTCCGACACCGCGGGTGAGGCGATCGAGGCGCTGGCCACCGACAGCACCCTCTCGCTCATCGCCCAGCTCCCGCAGGACCAGGCGGAGGCCGTCGTGCTCCGCGTCGTCGTCGGCCTCGACGCCAAGACCGCCGCCGAGACTCTCGGCAAGCGCCCCGGCGCGGTCCGCACGGCGGCGCACCGAGGTCTGAAGCGGCTCGCGGAGCTGCTCGGCGAGGATCCGGAATCCGCCGGCGCACTCGGCGCCGTTCCCCCACAAAGAGGATCGCGCACACGCGCGGTGACGTCCGCGGGTGTGACGCATACGCGTTCGCGGACGCAGAAGGACATGTGA
- a CDS encoding L,D-transpeptidase family protein, giving the protein MKRSLAALAVLAAVSGCTAQAVDAHGKTPPAVRTGGSAGPTPTTTAKDKDKDDKPAPAAAKVLWSSGDKGTDVREVQARLHQVAWLITAPTGTYDSATASAVKGFQGKRGLPQTGELDAVTWERLKRMTHKPAQWELYPYGGQPAAQPDPRCMTGRVLCVSKTSRTLRWMIDGKTVSTMDVRFGSQYTPTREGVFSVYFKSRYHVSTIYHTSMPYAMFFSGGQAVHFSSDFAARGYYGASHGCVNVRDEGKIAALFAQVRTGDKVVVYW; this is encoded by the coding sequence ATGAAGAGATCGCTGGCCGCCCTCGCGGTTCTCGCTGCGGTGAGCGGCTGCACGGCACAGGCCGTGGACGCCCACGGGAAGACTCCGCCGGCCGTGCGGACCGGCGGTTCGGCCGGCCCCACGCCCACGACGACGGCCAAGGACAAGGACAAGGACGACAAGCCCGCCCCCGCCGCCGCCAAGGTCCTGTGGTCCTCCGGCGACAAGGGCACGGACGTCCGCGAGGTACAGGCCCGGCTGCACCAGGTCGCCTGGCTCATCACCGCGCCGACGGGAACGTACGACTCCGCGACGGCCTCCGCCGTGAAGGGCTTCCAGGGCAAGCGCGGGCTGCCGCAGACCGGCGAACTGGACGCCGTCACCTGGGAGCGGCTGAAGAGGATGACGCACAAGCCGGCCCAGTGGGAGCTGTACCCGTACGGCGGGCAGCCGGCCGCGCAGCCGGACCCGCGCTGTATGACGGGCCGCGTGCTGTGCGTCAGCAAGACGAGCCGCACGCTGCGCTGGATGATCGACGGGAAGACGGTCTCGACGATGGACGTGCGGTTCGGCTCGCAGTACACACCGACCCGCGAAGGTGTGTTCAGCGTCTACTTCAAGTCGCGCTACCACGTGTCGACGATCTACCACACGTCCATGCCGTACGCGATGTTCTTCAGCGGCGGCCAGGCGGTCCACTTCTCCTCGGACTTCGCGGCCCGCGGCTACTACGGCGCCTCGCACGGCTGCGTCAACGTACGGGACGAGGGGAAGATCGCGGCGCTGTTCGCGCAGGTCCGCACGGGGGACAAGGTCGTCGTCTACTGGTGA
- a CDS encoding acyl-CoA mutase large subunit family protein: MARESESGLPIEPVYGPETLEGWDPAEKLGAPGSYPFTRGVYPSMYTGRPWTMRQYAGFGTAVESNARYKQLIANGTMGLSVAFDLPTQMGHDSDAAIAHGEVGKVGVAIDSVEDMRILFGGIPLDKVSTSMTINAPAALLLLMYQLVGEEQGVPADQLTGTIQNDVLKEYIARGTYIFPPKPSLRLIADIFKYCKTEIPKWNTISISGYHMAEAGASPAQEIAFTLADGIEYVRTAVAAGMDVDDFAPRLSFFFVARTTILEEVAKFRAARRIWARVMKDEFGAKNPKSLMLRFHTQTAGVQLTAQQPEVNLVRVAVQGLGAVLGGTQSLHTNSFDEAIALPTDKSARLALRTQQVLAYETDVTATVDPFAGSYVIEKMTDDVEAATVELMDRVEELGGAVSAIEHGFQKSEIERSAYRIAQETDSGERVVVGVNRFQLDEEEPYEPLRVDPVIEAQQAERLAKLRAERDQSAVDAALAQLKKAAEGTDNVLYPMKDALRARATVGEVCNALRGVWGTYVPSDAF, encoded by the coding sequence ATGGCGCGCGAATCCGAGTCCGGTCTGCCGATCGAGCCGGTCTACGGGCCGGAGACCCTGGAGGGCTGGGACCCGGCTGAGAAGCTGGGCGCGCCGGGCTCGTACCCCTTCACCCGCGGCGTCTACCCGTCGATGTACACGGGCCGTCCGTGGACGATGCGGCAGTACGCCGGCTTCGGTACGGCCGTGGAGTCGAACGCCCGCTACAAGCAGCTGATCGCCAACGGCACGATGGGTCTGTCGGTCGCCTTCGACCTGCCCACCCAGATGGGTCACGACTCCGATGCCGCCATCGCGCACGGTGAGGTCGGCAAGGTCGGCGTGGCGATCGACTCGGTCGAGGACATGCGGATCCTGTTCGGCGGGATTCCGCTGGACAAGGTCTCGACGTCGATGACGATCAACGCGCCCGCGGCGCTGCTCCTGCTGATGTACCAACTGGTCGGCGAGGAGCAGGGCGTCCCGGCGGACCAGCTGACGGGCACGATCCAGAACGACGTACTCAAGGAGTACATCGCGCGGGGCACGTACATCTTCCCGCCCAAGCCCTCCCTCCGTCTGATCGCGGACATCTTCAAGTACTGCAAGACCGAGATCCCGAAGTGGAACACGATCTCGATCTCCGGCTACCACATGGCGGAGGCGGGCGCGTCCCCCGCACAGGAGATCGCGTTCACGCTCGCCGACGGCATCGAGTACGTGCGGACGGCGGTAGCGGCCGGGATGGACGTCGACGACTTCGCCCCCCGCCTCTCCTTCTTCTTCGTCGCCCGTACGACGATCCTGGAGGAGGTCGCCAAGTTCCGCGCGGCCCGCCGCATCTGGGCCCGGGTGATGAAGGACGAGTTCGGCGCCAAGAACCCCAAGTCGCTGATGCTGCGCTTCCACACGCAGACGGCGGGCGTGCAGCTGACGGCGCAGCAGCCCGAGGTGAACCTGGTGCGTGTCGCCGTCCAGGGCTTGGGAGCGGTGCTCGGCGGCACGCAGTCCCTGCACACCAACTCCTTCGACGAGGCGATCGCGCTCCCGACGGACAAGAGCGCCCGCCTGGCCCTCCGTACGCAGCAGGTGCTGGCCTACGAGACCGATGTCACGGCCACCGTGGACCCCTTCGCGGGCTCCTACGTCATCGAGAAGATGACCGACGACGTCGAGGCGGCGACCGTCGAACTCATGGACAGGGTCGAGGAGTTGGGCGGCGCGGTCAGCGCCATCGAGCACGGCTTCCAGAAGTCCGAGATCGAGCGCAGCGCCTACCGCATCGCCCAGGAGACGGACTCCGGCGAGCGCGTGGTCGTGGGCGTCAACCGCTTCCAGCTCGACGAGGAGGAGCCGTACGAGCCGCTCCGCGTGGACCCCGTGATCGAGGCCCAGCAGGCGGAACGCCTCGCGAAGCTCCGCGCCGAACGCGACCAGTCCGCGGTGGACGCCGCCCTCGCCCAGTTGAAGAAGGCGGCCGAGGGTACGGACAACGTGCTGTACCCGATGAAGGACGCCCTCCGCGCCCGCGCGACGGTGGGCGAGGTGTGCAATGCGCTGCGGGGGGTCTGGGGGACGTATGTGCCGTCGGACGCCTTCTGA